A window of Nitrospiraceae bacterium contains these coding sequences:
- the urtE gene encoding urea ABC transporter ATP-binding subunit UrtE, with protein MLQLEKLNVYYGESHILRDVSFTVEPGQVACLMGRNGVGKTTTLKAIMGLLPTRSGQITIGGTDMTKEVTNRRVKRGLAYVPQGREIIPHLTVRENLQLGYWARAHSSTGISEKAAFEEVYQLFPKLTQILDRPGGVLSGGEQQQLAIGRALLSEPKILLLDEPTEGIQPSIIDQIEDVINGFKNSRRFSILLVEQGLHFAARLAEKYVVMAKGAVVAQGKSDELSAEMVKQHLTV; from the coding sequence ATGCTTCAACTCGAAAAACTGAACGTCTACTATGGCGAGAGCCACATTCTTCGGGATGTGTCGTTTACTGTCGAGCCTGGGCAGGTTGCCTGTCTGATGGGACGGAACGGGGTCGGAAAAACGACGACCCTGAAGGCCATCATGGGGTTGCTGCCGACGCGGTCTGGGCAGATCACAATCGGCGGAACAGATATGACGAAGGAAGTTACGAATCGACGAGTGAAACGAGGGCTTGCCTATGTTCCGCAGGGACGGGAGATCATTCCACATCTGACCGTTCGGGAAAACCTCCAACTGGGATATTGGGCCCGAGCTCATTCTTCCACCGGCATCTCCGAGAAGGCCGCGTTCGAAGAAGTCTATCAGCTCTTCCCCAAGCTGACACAGATTCTCGATCGGCCTGGCGGAGTCTTGAGTGGTGGCGAACAGCAGCAACTCGCGATCGGGCGCGCATTGCTGTCCGAGCCAAAGATCCTGTTGCTCGATGAGCCAACCGAAGGGATTCAACCCTCGATCATCGATCAGATCGAAGACGTGATCAATGGGTTCAAGAACTCCAGACGGTTCTCCATTCTGCTGGTTGAGCAAGGGCTTCATTTTGCGGCTCGGCTGGCAGAGAAGTACGTGGTCATGGCCAAAGGGGCGGTGGTGGCGCAGGGCAAAAGTGATGAGTTGAGCGCGGAAATGGTGAAGCAGCATCTGACGGTATGA
- a CDS encoding outer membrane beta-barrel protein, whose amino-acid sequence MPYDQSRSYRLVRVCLVLLCFILTIEWFLLGDTRAEEEPGPVARELEHIALRLRASEKAVEKRLLSEDLRLHIYGYLDASYTQNFNNPSNRINELRIFDVNSNQSRFNVGQLVVGRDAMAGDAWFDRIGFKVKFNAGRDSDFIGGNNIGPWADFQEYYVQYLAPVGSGLDLKLGQINSIVGYEVVESPRNPNYSRSWLFGLGQPFTTRGARASYEFNKWVSLSVGAIEFINSARGDTQHDPLVEYALALAPSEKIKLTWYGLAGPRSGPTGTTGGNLFLTGGFLSLQVSDQTSAVIESYYANQANSSTISSAKNARWDGVAAYLIHDFTKQWGVRLRGEIFEDAGGFAACQGTTAYQPRANLCFGATSSASPPAIAQTLWEVTSTLQYKPLNSLTTRLEYRYDKSNQNVFQVGGRPTSYQPTLSFEAIYAF is encoded by the coding sequence GTGCCGTATGACCAGTCGCGTTCTTACAGGCTAGTTCGTGTCTGCCTCGTTCTCCTCTGTTTCATTCTCACCATAGAGTGGTTTCTTCTCGGAGATACCAGGGCAGAGGAAGAACCTGGCCCGGTTGCTCGTGAATTGGAACATATCGCCCTGAGGTTGAGGGCTAGCGAGAAGGCAGTTGAAAAACGGCTGCTGTCGGAAGATCTCAGGCTGCATATCTATGGTTACCTCGACGCCTCCTACACCCAGAACTTCAATAATCCCTCAAACCGGATCAACGAGCTCCGCATCTTCGACGTGAATTCCAACCAGTCCCGCTTCAATGTGGGACAACTCGTAGTCGGACGGGACGCTATGGCCGGTGATGCCTGGTTTGATCGAATCGGGTTCAAGGTCAAATTCAATGCTGGCCGTGATTCGGATTTCATCGGCGGCAACAACATCGGTCCCTGGGCCGACTTCCAGGAGTACTACGTCCAATACTTAGCGCCCGTGGGCAGCGGGCTCGACCTGAAACTGGGCCAGATCAACAGCATCGTGGGCTATGAAGTCGTCGAAAGCCCGCGTAATCCAAACTATTCGCGGTCTTGGCTGTTCGGATTAGGTCAGCCATTCACAACTCGCGGTGCTCGAGCCTCCTATGAATTCAACAAGTGGGTGTCGCTCTCGGTGGGAGCGATCGAGTTCATCAACTCTGCTAGAGGGGACACACAGCATGATCCTCTCGTGGAATACGCACTCGCACTGGCTCCGTCCGAGAAGATCAAGCTGACATGGTACGGCTTAGCGGGACCGAGAAGTGGACCGACCGGCACGACCGGCGGCAATCTTTTTCTTACAGGGGGCTTCCTCAGCTTACAGGTCAGCGACCAGACTTCAGCGGTCATAGAATCCTATTACGCCAACCAAGCGAACAGCAGCACGATCAGTTCAGCGAAGAACGCCCGCTGGGACGGAGTCGCCGCCTATTTGATTCATGATTTCACGAAGCAGTGGGGTGTCCGTCTGCGAGGAGAAATCTTCGAAGATGCAGGAGGCTTCGCCGCCTGCCAGGGCACGACCGCCTATCAACCAAGAGCCAACTTGTGTTTTGGAGCTACGTCCTCTGCTTCTCCTCCCGCAATTGCACAGACGCTGTGGGAGGTCACCTCTACGCTGCAGTATAAACCGCTCAACTCTCTCACGACCCGCTTGGAATATCGGTATGACAAATCCAACCAGAATGTCTTCCAGGTCGGAGGGCGCCCAACCAGCTACCAGCCCACACTCTCCTTCGAAGCCATCTATGCTTTTTGA
- the urtD gene encoding urea ABC transporter ATP-binding protein UrtD, whose amino-acid sequence MTERGSIIYLEGVIVDYDGFKALNNLNFIVNYNELRVVIGPNGAGKTTLLDVVCGKTIPAAGRVIFGKDIDLIGKREDEIVELGIGRKFQAPSIYGNLTVWENLDLSLKRSSRGVFPTLLGKSTTAERERIDQNLEAIGLKDQAHTRAESLSHGQKQWLEIGMVILQDPLLLLVDEPVAGMTDKETEQTGRLLQSLAEKHAIVVIEHDMEFVRQIARTVTVLHEGTVICEGPVEKVQADARVREIYLGRQKVTHA is encoded by the coding sequence ATGACTGAACGAGGGTCCATTATTTATCTCGAAGGCGTCATCGTCGACTACGACGGGTTTAAGGCGCTCAACAATCTTAACTTCATCGTCAACTACAACGAATTGCGGGTCGTGATCGGTCCGAACGGGGCTGGCAAAACGACGCTGCTCGATGTGGTCTGCGGCAAGACGATACCGGCCGCCGGCCGTGTGATCTTCGGCAAGGATATCGATCTCATCGGGAAACGAGAGGATGAGATCGTGGAACTCGGCATCGGGAGGAAGTTCCAGGCACCATCGATCTATGGAAACCTCACGGTCTGGGAAAATCTCGATCTGTCACTAAAACGTTCGAGCCGAGGCGTCTTCCCGACCTTGCTGGGGAAATCCACCACGGCTGAGCGGGAACGAATCGACCAGAACCTCGAAGCCATCGGACTCAAGGATCAGGCACACACACGGGCCGAATCGCTCTCACACGGTCAAAAACAATGGCTTGAGATCGGGATGGTAATCCTCCAAGATCCCTTGCTCCTCTTGGTCGATGAACCGGTCGCGGGCATGACGGACAAAGAAACTGAACAGACGGGGCGATTACTCCAATCGTTGGCGGAAAAACATGCGATCGTTGTCATCGAGCACGACATGGAATTCGTCCGACAAATCGCCAGGACGGTAACCGTCCTTCACGAAGGGACGGTGATCTGTGAAGGGCCTGTTGAAAAAGTCCAAGCAGACGCTCGTGTGCGTGAAATTTACCTGGGGAGGCAGAAAGTCACGCACGCATAA
- a CDS encoding urease subunit gamma has product MHLTPREQEKLLIYTAGQLAADRKKRGLKLNHPEAVAYLTAAVLEGIRDGKSVADLMTFGTTLLSRKDVMPGVPEMIHEFQVEGTFPDGTKLVTVHDPIR; this is encoded by the coding sequence ATGCATCTGACTCCGAGAGAGCAGGAAAAGCTGTTGATCTACACCGCAGGGCAGCTCGCTGCGGACCGCAAGAAGCGGGGCCTCAAGCTCAACCATCCTGAAGCAGTCGCCTACCTGACCGCTGCTGTTCTCGAAGGCATTCGTGACGGTAAATCCGTCGCCGATCTGATGACCTTTGGGACCACGCTGCTGTCACGCAAAGACGTCATGCCGGGCGTGCCGGAGATGATTCACGAGTTCCAGGTCGAAGGAACCTTTCCCGACGGCACGAAACTCGTGACCGTTCACGATCCGATTCGCTAG
- a CDS encoding urea transporter — translation MTHTELIGRFRDHPTLGFVDWVLRGIGQVVFQNNPISGAVILGAIFYNSWIYGTACLFGTVISTLTALLFKADKGMIKDGLFGFNGALIAIALVAYTSPNFTTGNMPNLHLWLYIVLSAAFTSVLMPAFGALLGPHKVPGLTMPFVLATWFFLGALLQFSTIDVSNALKPTSPSDFTGPRPDYTWVTWFYGVTMGISEIFFQDNWVTGVIILIGIAINTRIGALMALMGSTLAVAAAVLYGAHDEAIRDGLFGYNAALTAMALGGLFYVLNVSGFLYTVIGVLVTARVWASLGVFLEPSGMPVLTSAFVFVTWLMLLAKSGFPSLIPVAPVEATTPEDNLRRFGNRQKA, via the coding sequence GTGACTCATACGGAATTGATTGGCAGATTCCGGGATCACCCAACGCTGGGATTCGTCGACTGGGTTTTGCGCGGAATCGGTCAGGTAGTCTTCCAAAACAACCCCATTTCCGGCGCCGTGATTCTCGGCGCAATCTTCTACAACTCCTGGATCTACGGTACGGCCTGTCTGTTCGGAACCGTGATCAGTACGCTCACCGCTCTCCTGTTCAAAGCCGACAAAGGGATGATCAAGGATGGTCTGTTCGGGTTTAACGGCGCCTTGATCGCTATCGCCTTGGTCGCCTATACGAGCCCGAACTTTACCACCGGTAACATGCCCAATCTGCACCTGTGGCTCTACATCGTGCTCAGCGCAGCCTTTACTTCAGTGCTCATGCCGGCATTCGGCGCCTTGCTGGGGCCACACAAAGTTCCTGGCCTCACGATGCCGTTTGTCCTGGCCACCTGGTTCTTTCTCGGTGCATTGTTGCAGTTCTCTACCATCGATGTTTCCAATGCCTTGAAGCCAACGTCGCCGTCAGACTTTACTGGTCCGCGACCGGATTACACCTGGGTCACCTGGTTTTACGGAGTTACGATGGGCATCTCGGAGATCTTCTTTCAGGACAACTGGGTGACCGGGGTCATCATCCTGATCGGCATCGCCATCAATACCCGCATCGGCGCCCTGATGGCGCTCATGGGGTCCACGCTCGCGGTCGCTGCCGCGGTGTTGTACGGCGCGCATGACGAAGCGATCCGTGACGGGTTGTTCGGGTACAACGCTGCGCTGACCGCGATGGCGCTCGGCGGGCTTTTTTATGTGCTGAACGTCTCGGGCTTTCTCTATACGGTCATCGGCGTCTTGGTAACGGCAAGGGTGTGGGCTTCGCTTGGTGTTTTTCTGGAACCGTCCGGGATGCCGGTCTTAACGTCCGCCTTCGTATTTGTCACCTGGTTGATGCTCTTGGCAAAGAGCGGCTTCCCGTCGTTGATCCCTGTTGCGCCGGTTGAGGCTACGACGCCGGAAGACAATCTCAGGCGTTTCGGCAACCGTCAAAAAGCATAG